From one Bos indicus x Bos taurus breed Angus x Brahman F1 hybrid chromosome 7, Bos_hybrid_MaternalHap_v2.0, whole genome shotgun sequence genomic stretch:
- the ZNF354A gene encoding zinc finger protein 354A isoform X4 has product MATEQREARSQVSVTFEDVAVLFTRDEWRKLAPPQRNLYQDVMLENYNNLVSLGHLFPKPKVISLLQQGEDPWKVEKESPGGSSLGDSQMGCPGSAGMCRVPPAPLVNPPSSSAKVPSEQFPSKRNSLPWELRLRTWMFLEALRLLTLNQSQKPTL; this is encoded by the exons ATGGCTACTGAACAGAGGGAAGCAAGGTCTCAG GTGTCAGTGACGTTCGAAGATGTGGCTGTGCTCTTTACACGGGATGAGTGGAGAAAGCTGGCTCCTCCTCAGAGAAACTTGTACCaagatgtgatgctggagaactatAATAATCTTGTCTCCTTGG GACACCTATTTCCCAAACCCAAAGTGATCTCCCTGTTGCAGCAAggagaagatccctggaaggTAGAGAAAGAAAGCCCTGGAGGCTCCTCTCTAG GTGACAGTCAGATGGGGTGTCCTGGGAGTGCTGGCATGTGTCGTGTCCCTCCTGCACCCCTGGTGAATCCCCCATCTTCCTCGGCTAAAGTACCCTCGGAACAATTTCCTTCCAAGAGGAACTcacttccctgggagctcaggttAAGGACCTGGATGTTCTTGGAAGCACTTCGATTATTAACTCTAAACCAAAGCCAAAAACCAACCCTTTGA